ttacgattatcaagtccacgattcgattcgatgatgcatcacgatgcatcaagattattacccaagtccccttgtttttcaattttacatcaaaaaatgaattcaatcagtcagaaattgcacaaaaatatttatttgtatctgCTATTTAAACAAATCATACCAAGTTCCCTGCATATGATATAGCAAAGTCTGAATGAACaaaacagtgcagcagacaacagTATTTATTTAAAACAGTACTGTCAGTGTCTCTGTAACATTAAACTGTTGTGCTGGCCTGGCTGGTGCAGTTAGTTTATAAGTTTTACAATAGTTttaccatataatatatattatataatattaaaCAGTACCTACAAAAAAAGGAACACTTCAGTTCCTGACTGTAAAACATCACAGTGAGTCAGTGAACCtataacacagtcagtgagacAGTGACTGTGTTATAGGTTCACTCACTGTGATGTTTGCCAGTCAGGAACTGTCTGTCACACAGTGTGTTCAAGTTGTCTGTGTTGCAGAACTTCCTGGTTCACCGTGATTGTTTtggcagcaggagcagcaccaccaccagcaccaccagcaccaccaccagcaccagatgGGTAATACGTCTAGATCAGTGCTATAAGCTCTCAGAGTTGTCACTTTACAGAAAACGTTACCTGCACTGAGCACTCAGCAAGCACTCTACCACGATACATCAACTGAAGCCAAGCCATGCCACCATTAGAGGAAGCTGGAAAATCCTTGACAGAATACATTTTCAACTGAATCTGAAAACCTTGGACAAATCTTTATGGGATCACAAACACACACCAcagaataccagaaaaaaaataaacacacatcCTCCTCACTGAATCATAATGGTAAAGGGCAGGCCACAGGACGGGCAATGTGGCACAGCCACCATAGTCAGACATGATGTCAGAAGGtcggtgtgtgtttttttggttTGTGTGAATGTGTATTTGTGTGATCCAATAAAGATTTACTCCaggttttaagtttcaatttattCTTTCAAGGATTTGCCTTCCTCTGGTGGCTTGGCGGGCGTCAGTTGTCTGGAATTAAATACAGAATTCTTTTGGTTGAAGGTTAAACCCCTAAACAGAGTCAGAAATTCACAGAGCATGACAGACACATTGGGAAAACACCAAAAAACACGTcagtgtaaaaatacaaaatggaTCGGACGGACAGTCGCATAATAGAAAACCATTCTCCATCTCCTCTAGTCTCCACTCCAGTGCTGCTAAAAGCTAGAATAATATCATATATTCTGATTAATCATCACAGTGAACTTAGAATATATGATATTATACAATTACAAATATACATATTATAACAAAATGTTACATTCATTGATCGTTTGCAATTGCCACGACCTGCCGACCACTGCCAGTCACCTGCAGGCGGTCACTGCCAGTCTGACTGCCAGTGCCACGACGGCACCCCACCAGTCAGTCAGTCACAGTGACTGAGTGCGTTCCGTTGAGGACGAGAGTGGCATAACTGGCGTTAACCGTTAAGTAACTGGTCTTGTTGACAATGACAGGGATGGAGTTGGAGTAACTGAGGGAGGggtggggaggaaaaagggaaaggggaggaaaaagggaagggggggagggaaaggggggagggaaaggggaagggaaaggggaaggggggagggaaaggggggggaagaaagaaagacacagagacagacagacacagagacagacactcacagagacagacacagagacagacactcacagagacagacacagagacacagtcagacagacacagagacacagtcagacagacacagagacacagacagacagacacagagacacagacagacagacacagagacacagacagacacagacagacacagagacacagacagacagacacagagacacagacagacagaacAAAATCTATAAAATTAAAAACACTGCTCAGCATTTGGGAACATGTAGATTTTTCTGTAAGAACACCAATTGATCTACATGGTCTGGTTTGAGGGCGCTTCGTTTTGCAGTTACCACATCTCCTGCAGTGGAGAAAACCCGCTCTGCAGACACGCTTGTACCTGGGATACACAAGTATTGCTTTGACAGCCGAGAAAGGAGGGGAAATATGACCTCATGCTCACGCCACCAGTTCAAAGGGTCCTCAGTGAGAGGCAGAGGTGGGGCTTTACAATAGTTTTCCATTTCCTCTTCAGCCTTGGCATAGGGGGTCTTTTTGGGTTCTATTGTaccttcagtgtcagtgaaagacTGTCCCAGCAAACTCACGAGCAGCGATCTGGCCTTTTTGGGAGGAGATGGTGGAGAATGGTTGTCTTCGATGGGTGAACTGTCCTCTTCTTCCAgagtttgttttcttctaggcaCTTGATGATCCTCTTGTGTCCTCTCACTCTCATCTGATGTAATCTGTGTTTGAACAAAAAAGAAACGGGAAAAAAACAataagtaaaaacacaaatgtcAATGCCTTTGATTCTGATGGGGTGATGAAAAAGCACAGGAAACGGACAGTACAGTTCCCGCACCGCATCAGATTCAGAAGCGTGGTAGTGCTACTGTCGTTTCAAGAAGAAACATGATGGAATTCTTCAAATTAATTTAATTACCTCCAAGGATGCAGCTTCCTCAGTGACTCCTTTAAATATCTCCAATctttcttcatctgtgaggatgaAAGGCAGTCCCTTAAAGCGAGGATCCAGTGCAGAGGCTGTATGAAGGATCTTCTTCTCGGCCTCACTGCTGTACCTCTTCTGGAGATCTGTTCTAATAGAATTCTTGATCTCATGGATCATGGGTGTGTCTCCCATCGTGTCTGTCATGCTCTGGAGAAGTTGTGCATTTATAGGGGCAATGAGAGAAACTGTTGGATTGCGCTCTTCTGACATCAGCATGGTTGCATCCTTCATTGGCTTTAATGCACTCACGGCGTCCTCTGCATTTGACACATCTGTTTCGTTTAGAGTGCAGAGATTGGACTCTCCTCTTCTGACTTCTGGAGACAGCAAGGTGGCACAGACTGCAGGTTGTTGTTCCAAGAACCTCTCGACCATGTCGTATGCACTGTTCCATCTTGTTGCCACATCAGTTATTAGCTTATGATTCTTCAGGCCAAGACATTTCTGTTTCTCTTTTAGACAGTGGCTTGCTCTAGTGCTGCGGTGAAAGAATGTGGATATCCGACGTACTCTGCCaagaagcctagagagagtggc
This sequence is a window from Bufo gargarizans isolate SCDJY-AF-19 chromosome 5, ASM1485885v1, whole genome shotgun sequence. Protein-coding genes within it:
- the LOC122937751 gene encoding E3 SUMO-protein ligase ZBED1-like produces the protein MKDATMLMSEERNPTVSLIAPINAQLLQSMTDTMGDTPMIHEIKNSIRTDLQKRYSSEAEKKILHTASALDPRFKGLPFILTDEERLEIFKGVTEEAASLEITSDESERTQEDHQVPRRKQTLEEEDSSPIEDNHSPPSPPKKARSLLVSLLGQSFTDTEGTIEPKKTPYAKAEEEMENYCKAPPLPLTEDPLNWWREHEVIFPLLSRLSKQYLCIPGTSVSAERVFSTAGDVVTAKRSALKPDHVDQLVFLQKNLHVPKC